In Stieleria varia, one genomic interval encodes:
- the recQ gene encoding DNA helicase RecQ → MTMQRIDGAHDVLKRVWGYDSFRPLQKESVQCVLDRRDSLTVLPTGGGKSICFQVPALCMDGLAVVVSPLISLMKDQVDALRSCGVAAAFINSTQGPNEKRAVADQIRSGELKLLYVAPERLLAPRTLDFLAEQNVSFVAIDEAHCISNWGHDFRPEYRGLRILKQRFPGIAVHAMTATASEPVRRDIATQLGLQQPEFLVGSFDRPNLSYRMLRSNNRMQQIVDVIERHRNESGIVYCISRKEVERTSLCLNQLGVTSLPYHAGMSDGDREANQEAFIQERCDVIVATVAFGMGIDKSNVRFVIHAGMPKSIEHYQQESGRAGRDGLESECVLIYSGGDVVTWKKIMSGEPQSYEAAAKSLDAMFDLCSAPSCRHKAIVEYFGQQYESDNCRACDVCLDEIDLVDDPIVLGQKILSCVVRLKERFGAAHTAKVLVGSGDKRVLELGHDSLSTYGLLTDAGQQAVRTWIEQLIGQGYLQRTGEYQTLSLTDSGWQLIKGQVKPQLTVADAPRSRSRSQPSVDSWDGVDRDLFEALRQLRSTMAAKSNVPAYIVFGDATLRELARVRPSSPNAFGQIKGVGERKLADFGEAFVEAIAKHCEKNGLAMDVHTIPSSTPMVRTMPAVPKPNAVAAFPLFRQGETVEAVAQKLGRAVSTVAGYLQDYIRSEKITDPTQWVDPKTAALVEENISAEDEGRLRPLFDRLEGNVDFETLRIVLTCHEVRLQMATDE, encoded by the coding sequence ATGACGATGCAACGAATCGACGGTGCACACGACGTGCTGAAACGCGTTTGGGGCTACGACTCCTTTCGCCCGCTCCAGAAAGAATCCGTCCAGTGTGTGTTGGACCGACGCGACAGCCTGACCGTCTTGCCGACCGGGGGCGGAAAATCGATTTGTTTCCAAGTGCCCGCGTTGTGCATGGACGGGCTGGCAGTAGTGGTCTCGCCACTGATTTCGCTGATGAAGGACCAAGTCGACGCGTTGAGATCGTGTGGCGTCGCGGCGGCGTTCATCAACAGCACGCAAGGCCCCAACGAAAAGCGAGCGGTGGCCGATCAGATTCGTTCGGGCGAACTGAAGCTGCTGTATGTCGCACCTGAGCGTTTGCTCGCGCCACGCACGTTGGATTTTTTGGCCGAGCAAAACGTCTCGTTTGTCGCGATCGACGAAGCACACTGCATCAGCAATTGGGGTCACGACTTTCGACCGGAGTACCGTGGACTGCGTATTTTGAAGCAGCGGTTCCCCGGAATCGCCGTCCACGCCATGACCGCCACGGCATCGGAGCCCGTTCGCCGTGACATCGCCACTCAGTTGGGTTTGCAACAGCCTGAGTTCTTGGTCGGCAGTTTCGATCGCCCCAATCTCAGCTATCGCATGCTGAGGTCCAACAATCGGATGCAGCAGATCGTCGACGTGATCGAACGTCATCGAAACGAATCAGGGATCGTCTATTGCATCAGTCGCAAGGAAGTCGAACGTACGTCGTTGTGCTTGAATCAACTGGGCGTCACCTCGCTGCCGTATCACGCCGGGATGTCGGACGGGGATCGCGAGGCGAATCAGGAAGCCTTCATTCAGGAACGGTGTGACGTGATCGTTGCCACGGTCGCATTCGGCATGGGGATCGACAAGTCCAACGTACGCTTCGTCATTCACGCCGGCATGCCAAAGTCGATTGAGCACTACCAACAAGAAAGCGGTCGTGCGGGCCGTGACGGACTGGAGTCCGAGTGTGTGTTGATCTACTCTGGTGGCGACGTCGTCACTTGGAAAAAGATCATGTCGGGCGAACCGCAGTCCTATGAGGCGGCCGCCAAGTCGCTCGACGCAATGTTCGATCTCTGCTCCGCACCCTCCTGTCGACACAAAGCGATCGTGGAGTACTTTGGCCAGCAATACGAGTCCGACAACTGCCGTGCCTGCGATGTTTGCTTGGATGAGATTGATTTGGTCGACGATCCGATCGTGTTGGGGCAAAAGATTTTGTCCTGTGTCGTTCGCTTGAAAGAACGCTTCGGCGCCGCGCACACGGCCAAGGTGCTCGTCGGCTCCGGGGACAAACGCGTCTTGGAACTGGGGCACGACAGTTTGAGCACCTACGGGTTGTTGACCGACGCCGGTCAGCAAGCCGTTCGCACCTGGATCGAGCAATTGATCGGCCAAGGATACTTGCAGCGAACCGGCGAGTACCAAACGCTGTCGCTCACCGACTCGGGCTGGCAATTGATCAAGGGGCAGGTCAAGCCGCAATTGACTGTCGCGGATGCCCCCCGCAGCAGGAGCAGGTCGCAACCCTCAGTCGATTCATGGGACGGTGTGGATCGAGACTTGTTCGAAGCCTTGCGTCAACTGCGATCCACGATGGCCGCCAAGTCCAACGTGCCGGCCTACATCGTCTTCGGCGACGCGACCTTGCGAGAACTGGCCCGTGTGCGTCCGTCTTCGCCGAACGCATTTGGGCAGATCAAAGGCGTCGGGGAACGCAAGCTGGCTGATTTTGGTGAAGCGTTTGTTGAAGCGATCGCCAAACATTGCGAGAAAAACGGTTTGGCGATGGACGTGCACACGATCCCGTCATCGACACCGATGGTTCGCACAATGCCAGCGGTCCCTAAGCCCAACGCGGTCGCTGCATTCCCGCTGTTTCGTCAAGGAGAGACAGTCGAAGCGGTCGCGCAGAAACTCGGGCGTGCCGTTTCAACCGTCGCGGGCTATCTGCAAGATTACATACGCAGCGAAAAGATCACGGATCCGACGCAGTGGGTGGATCCCAAGACGGCGGCGTTGGTTGAGGAGAACATAAGTGCCGAAGACGAAGGCCGCTTGAGACCATTGTTTGATCGATTGGAGGGCAACGTCGACTTTGAAACACTACGCATCGTACTGACTTGTCACGAGGTTCGGCTGCAAATGGCTACCGACGAGTAG